A genomic stretch from Croceibacterium aestuarii includes:
- a CDS encoding CaiB/BaiF CoA-transferase family protein — protein MSLLSGHRVAVLGGMAERPLARFLASLGAEIGGEVQGASFVIDDLGFEATRDLGIPATAIHVSVTPFGSGGPRSDWQGGELVASAMGGSLRVTGEPGRPPVKEAGDACTFHADMAAAAGAMAAHYARGMHGQGQHVDVSIQQVAFSRGASGTLVWQFDRRKLGRVGGKLAYGKVTVRAIWRLADGWCFHALMTGRLGAPANQALSDWMDETLVDNPLRGVDWLAYNRSTLPAETRAVWEEAIAAFFASKTKHEIATEGLRRGINACVVNEPADVLADPHLAARGFFDTPDGLPQRFAAVREGAPAEKRPSPAVERPGPLSGVRVLDFAWALVGSITTKTLGDLGADVVKIESRTRPDLARLDVQVAASRHGEFDDKPWFAHLNSSKRSVTLDLKNPAAWQVLRPLIEWADVVVENFSPGTMAKLGLGYDDLKAINPGVVMVSGSVFGQTGPLTQEWGVDGTGGALSGRTYLTGYAGGDPVIPGAVPYGDVIVPFVMAGCAAAALQARRQTGRGGHIDASMYEICVQQMRPYLERARAGERPQRSGNADPAVHFQDVFPCAGEDRWIAISVFDEAQMKRLIEHTGRDIAAWTAARNDQAAAAELQSLGFAAGVVQDCEDMIEHDPQLAGRGALVTLDHPLLGPFGHIATPIRFSRDVPRPYRAPRMGEHAREVAGTVCGLDDETIDRLDDEGVFK, from the coding sequence GTGAGCCTGCTATCCGGACACCGCGTCGCCGTGCTCGGCGGCATGGCCGAACGGCCCCTGGCGCGCTTCCTCGCCTCGCTCGGTGCCGAGATCGGCGGCGAGGTGCAGGGCGCTTCGTTCGTCATCGACGACCTCGGCTTCGAAGCAACTAGAGATCTCGGAATCCCGGCGACCGCGATTCACGTCTCGGTGACGCCGTTCGGTTCGGGCGGGCCGCGCAGCGATTGGCAGGGCGGCGAGCTCGTCGCTTCGGCGATGGGGGGATCGCTGCGGGTGACCGGTGAGCCGGGCCGGCCGCCGGTCAAGGAGGCTGGCGATGCCTGCACTTTCCATGCCGACATGGCCGCGGCCGCAGGGGCGATGGCTGCGCACTATGCTCGCGGCATGCACGGCCAGGGCCAGCACGTCGACGTCTCGATCCAGCAGGTCGCTTTCAGCCGCGGCGCCAGCGGCACCCTCGTCTGGCAGTTCGATCGGCGCAAGCTTGGCCGTGTCGGCGGCAAGCTCGCCTACGGCAAGGTTACCGTCCGCGCGATCTGGCGGCTGGCCGACGGCTGGTGTTTTCACGCGCTGATGACGGGTCGGCTCGGCGCACCGGCGAACCAGGCGCTGTCCGACTGGATGGACGAGACGCTGGTCGACAACCCGCTGCGCGGCGTCGACTGGCTGGCCTACAACCGCTCCACCCTGCCGGCCGAGACGCGGGCGGTTTGGGAGGAGGCAATCGCCGCCTTCTTCGCCAGCAAGACCAAGCACGAGATCGCCACCGAGGGCCTGCGCCGCGGCATCAACGCCTGCGTGGTCAACGAACCGGCCGACGTCCTGGCCGATCCGCACCTTGCCGCGCGCGGCTTCTTCGACACGCCGGACGGTCTGCCGCAGCGCTTCGCCGCGGTCCGCGAAGGCGCACCTGCGGAAAAGCGCCCATCCCCTGCCGTCGAGCGCCCGGGCCCGCTGTCCGGCGTCAGGGTGCTCGATTTCGCCTGGGCGCTGGTCGGCTCGATCACCACCAAGACGCTCGGCGACCTGGGTGCCGACGTGGTCAAGATCGAGAGCCGGACACGGCCCGACCTTGCCCGCCTCGACGTGCAGGTTGCAGCCTCAAGGCATGGCGAGTTCGACGACAAGCCGTGGTTCGCCCACCTCAACTCCTCGAAACGCAGCGTAACGCTCGACCTGAAGAATCCCGCGGCGTGGCAGGTCCTGCGCCCACTGATCGAGTGGGCCGACGTGGTGGTCGAGAACTTCTCGCCCGGCACGATGGCCAAGCTCGGGCTCGGCTACGACGATCTCAAGGCGATCAATCCGGGCGTGGTCATGGTCTCGGGCAGCGTCTTCGGCCAGACCGGTCCGCTGACGCAGGAATGGGGGGTCGACGGCACCGGCGGTGCGCTGTCCGGCCGGACCTACCTGACCGGCTACGCAGGCGGCGACCCGGTAATCCCCGGCGCCGTTCCTTACGGCGACGTGATCGTGCCGTTCGTCATGGCGGGCTGCGCGGCGGCGGCATTGCAAGCCAGGCGGCAGACCGGGCGCGGCGGGCATATCGACGCCTCAATGTACGAGATCTGCGTCCAGCAGATGCGCCCCTATCTCGAGCGCGCCAGGGCCGGCGAGCGGCCGCAGCGCAGCGGTAATGCCGATCCCGCGGTGCATTTCCAGGACGTCTTCCCCTGCGCCGGCGAGGATCGCTGGATCGCCATCAGCGTGTTCGACGAAGCGCAGATGAAGCGCTTGATCGAGCACACGGGACGCGACATTGCCGCCTGGACGGCCGCCCGGAACGACCAAGCGGCCGCGGCGGAGCTGCAGTCCCTCGGCTTTGCCGCCGGGGTGGTGCAGGATTGCGAGGACATGATCGAGCACGATCCGCAGCTCGCCGGGCGCGGGGCGCTGGTCACGCTCGACCACCCGCTGCTCGGCCCGTTCGGCCATATCGCCACCCCGATCCGCTTTTCGCGCGACGTTCCCCGGCCCTACCGCGCCCCGCGCATGGGCGAGCATGCGCGCGAGGTGGCGGGCACGGTCTGCGGGCTGGACGACGAGACGATCGACAGGCTCGACGACGAAGGAGTGTTCAAGTGA
- a CDS encoding CapA family protein yields the protein MSKAGVEIVVTGDLVLDEPDADHWLSGIAPALRGADLAIGHLEVPHTDCRGEVSGDVPAPGAPPENLAAIARAGISMVSLAGNHIADCGARGIADTIAGLDVLAIAHAGAGMDIDQAREPAIVEAGGMRVALLSYNCVGPEFSRASASRAGAAYLPLRTANGEPVSPRSRIAGIEREAGDILSADIAAARQAADVVLVAMHKGRVHTPAMLESYERPIAQMAVERGADAVISHHAHIARGIEFHGGRPIFHGLGNGCVVTRALSPAQDHPARAEWARKRRELFGFEPEEGYDLAPFHPEAKLAFLGRITIAPGEPPRASIVPVFVEAPGRPVLAEEERAADVRSYLEAITAMAGLPPIVVAPDGAVREAV from the coding sequence GTGTCGAAAGCCGGTGTGGAAATCGTCGTCACGGGCGACCTCGTCCTCGACGAACCTGATGCCGATCACTGGCTTTCCGGCATTGCCCCGGCCCTGCGCGGGGCAGACCTGGCGATCGGACATCTCGAAGTGCCGCACACCGATTGCCGCGGCGAAGTTTCCGGCGACGTGCCGGCGCCTGGCGCGCCGCCGGAAAACCTCGCTGCCATCGCCCGCGCTGGAATTTCAATGGTCAGCCTGGCGGGCAACCACATCGCGGACTGCGGGGCGCGCGGGATCGCCGATACCATCGCGGGCCTCGACGTCCTGGCGATTGCCCACGCGGGCGCCGGGATGGACATCGATCAAGCGCGAGAACCGGCCATTGTGGAGGCGGGCGGAATGCGCGTGGCGCTGCTGAGCTACAACTGCGTCGGGCCAGAATTCAGCCGGGCAAGCGCTTCGCGAGCGGGCGCAGCATACCTCCCGCTCAGGACCGCCAATGGCGAACCGGTTTCGCCGCGCTCGCGTATAGCCGGGATCGAGCGCGAGGCAGGCGACATCCTGTCGGCCGATATCGCAGCGGCTCGGCAAGCGGCGGACGTCGTTCTGGTCGCAATGCACAAGGGCCGCGTGCATACCCCGGCGATGCTCGAATCCTACGAGCGGCCGATCGCGCAGATGGCTGTCGAACGGGGGGCCGATGCGGTCATTTCGCACCACGCGCACATTGCCCGCGGCATCGAATTTCATGGCGGGCGGCCGATCTTCCACGGCCTGGGCAACGGCTGCGTCGTGACCCGAGCGCTGTCTCCGGCGCAGGACCACCCGGCACGCGCCGAGTGGGCCCGCAAGCGCCGCGAACTGTTCGGCTTCGAGCCGGAAGAGGGGTACGACCTCGCACCGTTCCATCCCGAGGCCAAACTCGCATTTCTGGGGCGGATAACCATAGCGCCGGGAGAACCGCCCCGGGCCTCGATCGTCCCGGTATTCGTCGAAGCGCCTGGCCGTCCGGTCCTCGCCGAGGAGGAGAGGGCCGCCGACGTGCGAAGCTATCTCGAGGCGATCACGGCGATGGCCGGTCTGCCGCCGATTGTTGTTGCGCCCGACGGCGCCGTGCGCGAGGCGGTCTGA
- a CDS encoding CocE/NonD family hydrolase produces MRRTFCGSMIALAAMASPLSAESYPDVVSTSHYVPVRDGTRLAMSVYRPAVNTKAIEKPLPVIFVFTPYRGRSKDADGKVTETAMSDNLGLRSLLRAGYVVAVADIRGKGASFGHRRGFQDRTEALDGRDLVEWLAKQPYSDGSVGMVGCSYLGGAAFQVATTAPPSLKAAFIGASDLDKYAFVRNGGITAQFNTRPDEKPEVDLATVPMDEDRDGSMLKAAVAEHAENTPMGPLWYGMPYRDSMSAFTGTKFWEEVGPYTYLDTVKRAGIATYFWGNWRDEPTSQVILSAANLGSRFLAGPGSHCVPPEGFDLPGEIVHFFDHYLKHQDPDYGKLPRATYWVEGLNGTGGYVTSSELPGVRSHPLPWFLSQAGFGAQTSGAQGASTFTVDYDLPPAEYFAFWPRPMTEHGLGFAGGALQHDLKLVGYPVAQLKVSSDNPNADVFVYLDRIRADGTSEVISFGRLKLSHHKLSLAPYETLGLPWHSGFEKDVERPAAGEEVSLSIAMTPVSLVVPAGDRLRFVVAGADPRQRNLTDIKLDPAPRITVVWGGQDGSRVDLPLAN; encoded by the coding sequence ATGCGTCGCACATTTTGCGGGTCGATGATTGCGCTGGCCGCGATGGCTTCGCCGCTATCGGCCGAGTCCTATCCCGATGTAGTCTCGACCTCGCACTACGTGCCGGTCCGCGACGGCACCCGCCTGGCGATGAGTGTCTACCGCCCGGCCGTGAACACCAAGGCGATCGAAAAACCGCTTCCGGTGATCTTTGTCTTCACGCCCTACCGCGGCCGCTCGAAGGACGCCGACGGCAAGGTCACCGAAACGGCGATGAGCGACAACCTCGGCCTGCGCTCGCTGCTGCGCGCCGGCTATGTCGTCGCCGTGGCGGACATTCGCGGCAAGGGCGCCTCGTTCGGCCACCGCCGCGGCTTCCAGGACAGGACCGAAGCGCTCGACGGACGCGACCTCGTCGAATGGCTCGCCAAGCAGCCCTATTCCGATGGTTCGGTAGGCATGGTCGGCTGCTCCTATCTCGGCGGCGCGGCCTTCCAGGTCGCCACGACCGCCCCCCCTTCGCTCAAGGCAGCCTTCATCGGCGCCAGCGACCTCGACAAGTATGCCTTCGTCCGCAACGGCGGCATCACTGCGCAGTTCAACACCCGCCCCGACGAAAAGCCCGAGGTCGATCTCGCCACCGTCCCGATGGACGAGGACCGCGACGGATCGATGCTCAAGGCCGCCGTGGCCGAACACGCCGAGAACACCCCGATGGGCCCGCTGTGGTACGGCATGCCGTACCGCGACAGCATGTCGGCCTTCACCGGTACGAAGTTCTGGGAAGAGGTCGGCCCCTACACCTATCTTGACACCGTCAAGCGGGCCGGCATCGCCACTTACTTCTGGGGCAACTGGCGCGACGAGCCGACCAGCCAGGTGATCCTTTCCGCCGCCAATCTGGGGAGCCGCTTCCTGGCCGGTCCCGGAAGCCACTGCGTCCCGCCCGAAGGCTTCGACCTGCCGGGCGAGATCGTCCACTTTTTCGACCACTATCTCAAGCACCAAGACCCCGATTACGGCAAATTGCCCCGCGCGACATATTGGGTCGAAGGACTGAACGGGACCGGTGGCTACGTCACTTCGAGCGAGCTGCCCGGCGTTCGCTCGCATCCGCTGCCCTGGTTTCTCTCTCAAGCCGGCTTCGGGGCGCAAACCTCTGGCGCCCAGGGTGCCAGCACCTTCACGGTCGACTACGATCTGCCCCCGGCCGAATACTTCGCCTTCTGGCCACGGCCGATGACCGAACACGGGCTCGGCTTTGCCGGAGGCGCGCTGCAGCACGATCTGAAGCTCGTCGGCTATCCCGTCGCGCAGCTCAAAGTCTCGTCGGACAATCCCAACGCCGACGTCTTCGTCTATCTCGATCGGATAAGGGCGGACGGGACCAGCGAGGTCATCTCGTTCGGCCGCCTCAAGCTGTCGCACCACAAGCTGTCGCTGGCGCCGTACGAGACGCTCGGTCTGCCCTGGCACTCGGGGTTCGAAAAGGACGTCGAGCGGCCCGCGGCGGGTGAAGAAGTCTCGCTCTCGATCGCGATGACGCCGGTTTCACTAGTCGTGCCGGCCGGCGACAGGCTGCGTTTCGTGGTGGCCGGGGCCGACCCGCGGCAGCGAAACCTCACCGATATCAAGCTCGATCCCGCCCCTCGAATCACGGTTGTTTGGGGCGGGCAAGATGGGTCGCGTGTCGACTTGCCTCTGGCAAATTGA
- a CDS encoding 2-hydroxyacyl-CoA dehydratase subunit D: MSAGPGVRSRKTLACTAEATAFQKAFGQELKRMVVDEGAPFVIAQADTPHEIFHAMDIPVIANQWWSAYISAKQLSARYFDAMVDAGYPENSCKYCSLGLACTLANDPATAPWGGLPTPTVLVARLTCDCIQHVFAQWAKAMGTDFFAMEAPAWEHKEVDWYARSNSEWEAVYEEDRIALMMRETEDLIALLERKTGRTFDPAKLTRLMDRINEQEQYLWEAAQAIGEARPCPVSIAEQMTNTMIPQWHRGSDWAVEHARKFRDEVRAMVAQGVGASSNEKLRLMWIGAGVWHDPGFYQALEQTMGAVFVWSMYLPFAGPQYIREVKGKPMEALASRICSINEVLHLPPWMNGWMVSEAERCGIDAAVMLLPPDNRLSQSGNKLTALALEEAGVPVLMIDADMVDAKNWDHDRMVGLVADFLAERGLA; the protein is encoded by the coding sequence GTGAGTGCCGGCCCCGGAGTGAGAAGCCGCAAGACCCTCGCCTGCACGGCGGAGGCGACCGCCTTCCAGAAGGCCTTCGGGCAGGAGCTCAAGCGCATGGTCGTCGACGAGGGCGCGCCGTTCGTGATCGCCCAGGCCGATACTCCGCACGAGATCTTCCACGCCATGGATATCCCGGTGATCGCCAACCAGTGGTGGTCGGCCTACATCTCGGCCAAGCAGCTTTCGGCGCGCTATTTCGACGCGATGGTCGATGCCGGATACCCGGAGAATTCCTGCAAGTACTGCTCGCTCGGGCTCGCCTGCACGCTGGCCAACGACCCGGCGACCGCTCCCTGGGGCGGATTGCCGACCCCGACCGTGCTCGTCGCCCGGCTGACCTGCGACTGCATCCAGCACGTCTTTGCCCAATGGGCCAAGGCCATGGGCACCGATTTCTTCGCGATGGAAGCCCCGGCGTGGGAGCACAAGGAAGTCGACTGGTACGCGCGCTCGAACAGTGAGTGGGAGGCGGTCTACGAGGAAGACCGGATCGCCCTGATGATGCGCGAGACCGAGGACCTGATCGCCCTGCTCGAGCGCAAGACCGGGCGGACCTTCGATCCCGCCAAGCTCACCCGGTTGATGGACCGCATCAACGAGCAGGAGCAGTACCTGTGGGAAGCCGCACAGGCGATCGGCGAAGCGCGTCCCTGCCCCGTCTCGATAGCCGAGCAGATGACCAACACCATGATCCCGCAGTGGCACCGCGGGTCCGACTGGGCGGTCGAGCACGCCCGCAAGTTCCGCGACGAGGTCCGCGCCATGGTCGCCCAAGGCGTCGGCGCCTCGTCGAACGAGAAGCTGCGCCTGATGTGGATCGGCGCCGGCGTGTGGCACGATCCCGGGTTCTACCAGGCGCTCGAGCAAACGATGGGCGCGGTGTTCGTCTGGTCGATGTACCTGCCCTTCGCCGGCCCGCAGTACATCCGCGAGGTCAAGGGCAAACCGATGGAGGCGCTCGCCAGCCGCATCTGCTCGATCAACGAAGTGCTGCACCTGCCGCCGTGGATGAACGGCTGGATGGTCAGCGAGGCGGAACGATGCGGGATCGATGCGGCGGTCATGCTGCTGCCGCCCGACAACCGCCTGTCGCAATCGGGCAACAAGCTGACGGCGCTGGCGCTCGAGGAAGCGGGCGTGCCGGTATTGATGATCGACGCCGACATGGTCGACGCCAAGAACTGGGACCATGACCGCATGGTCGGGCTCGTGGCGGACTTCCTGGCCGAGCGCGGGCTAGCATGA
- a CDS encoding TonB-dependent receptor domain-containing protein, with protein MRLCERKNSIRLLLCGASLGAMLCTVPAYGQVAEADGEGAKTKEERPLGGEIVVTGSRIEGVAPVGAIVTSLGRDQIEAAGQVTLDRMIQELPQVFDLGFSENSRAQSGGNGNATWSNSINLRGLGPFSTLIITDGHRMTTNGRAINPSVLPTLGVERVEVIADGASAIYGSDAVAGVVNLIPRRNLDGVEAFGRLASTGNGDFWEWNAGVAAGKVFSRGQVMLAYEHAFRSNLSGADRDFYTSDQTKFGGPDYRVNQCAPGTLIYQGQTYALPDQYGASNAGNLTPGTQNKCDALTGQDLFPQQTYDSVNGTATYELIDNVEFVFDGYYNKRKFSRTPGILTQTLSVPESNAFFVAPPFYVPGSGGYQIAYSFENDFPPDEYSGFQTNWQATPGFRVRLPGDWKLEGKVGFGKARDRADSTAGVDRTALATALASSDPGAAFDPYGLGRTTPTALASIFSAEATFPTDAKLTTYQAGADGPLFSLPGGELKLAAGYERQDFTQTRNTGTPTEVTNNRKVDSVYAELYIPIFGPGNATPGFEDLTLTAAVRYDDYSDVGDTTNPKFGVNWTPVNGVKLRASYGTSFRAPTFPEIFGNSTNLYVQNYQNPNGAGTVSGFTLGSGPNPDLQPETATTWTAGVDLEPLDGLTVNLTYFDIAYKNTISGLLSNLAVLTYADEYAGTGVILFEQDAYNRIIDVRDNGVGGSGPVLVRPFPGTSTACIDVPNPASCVFVDGRSLNLGRSKMSGIDFNLRYRTYLGDMDTLTFGASGTYITSYQVAFTPGGDFNDLRNFIFNPLTFKARASAAWTHGPFTSRAQLTHIGGYKNDLVLPVEKVDSYTTVDLTFDWDMGESFDLGIDSVKLGLEVRNLFDADPPYVNSRPGSNGGGGYDPTVTNPIGREFAVSLRTKF; from the coding sequence ATGCGGCTTTGCGAAAGGAAGAACTCGATACGCCTGTTGCTGTGCGGGGCCTCGCTGGGTGCCATGCTCTGCACGGTGCCAGCTTACGGCCAGGTCGCGGAAGCGGACGGAGAGGGCGCCAAGACGAAGGAGGAACGGCCCCTCGGCGGGGAGATCGTCGTTACCGGTAGCCGCATCGAGGGCGTCGCTCCGGTCGGCGCGATCGTGACCTCGCTGGGGCGCGACCAGATCGAGGCAGCCGGCCAGGTCACTCTCGACCGGATGATCCAGGAACTGCCCCAAGTGTTCGACCTGGGCTTTTCGGAAAACTCCCGCGCGCAGTCCGGCGGCAACGGCAACGCGACGTGGTCCAACTCGATCAACCTGCGCGGTCTCGGGCCGTTCTCGACGCTGATCATCACCGACGGCCACCGGATGACCACCAACGGCCGCGCCATCAACCCCTCGGTCCTGCCGACGCTGGGCGTCGAACGGGTAGAGGTCATCGCCGACGGAGCCTCGGCGATATACGGTTCCGATGCGGTCGCCGGCGTGGTCAACCTGATCCCCCGTCGCAATCTGGACGGCGTCGAGGCGTTCGGACGGCTCGCCTCCACCGGCAACGGCGATTTCTGGGAGTGGAACGCGGGCGTCGCCGCAGGAAAGGTATTTTCGCGAGGCCAGGTCATGCTCGCCTACGAGCATGCATTTCGCTCCAACCTGAGCGGAGCCGATCGCGATTTCTACACGTCGGATCAGACGAAATTCGGCGGTCCCGACTACCGGGTCAATCAATGCGCTCCGGGCACGCTCATTTACCAGGGTCAGACCTATGCCCTGCCGGACCAGTACGGCGCGAGCAACGCCGGCAACCTGACCCCGGGAACGCAGAACAAGTGCGACGCACTGACCGGACAGGACCTGTTCCCTCAACAGACCTATGACTCGGTCAACGGCACGGCGACCTACGAGCTGATCGATAATGTCGAATTCGTTTTCGACGGGTATTACAACAAGCGCAAGTTCAGCCGTACGCCGGGGATCCTGACGCAGACGCTGTCCGTTCCGGAAAGCAATGCCTTCTTCGTTGCGCCGCCGTTCTATGTCCCCGGCTCGGGCGGCTACCAGATCGCCTACAGCTTCGAGAACGATTTCCCGCCCGACGAGTATTCCGGTTTCCAAACCAACTGGCAGGCGACCCCGGGCTTCCGCGTCCGCCTGCCCGGAGACTGGAAGCTCGAAGGCAAGGTGGGCTTCGGCAAGGCGCGCGACCGCGCCGATTCCACTGCCGGCGTCGACAGGACGGCGCTCGCTACCGCCCTCGCCAGCAGTGATCCCGGTGCGGCCTTCGATCCCTACGGACTGGGCCGCACGACGCCGACCGCCCTGGCGAGCATCTTCAGCGCCGAGGCCACATTCCCGACCGACGCCAAGCTGACCACCTATCAAGCCGGGGCGGACGGCCCGTTGTTCAGCTTGCCGGGGGGCGAGCTCAAGCTCGCCGCAGGCTACGAAAGGCAGGATTTCACGCAGACGCGCAACACCGGTACTCCGACCGAAGTCACCAACAACCGCAAGGTCGATTCCGTCTACGCCGAACTGTACATACCGATTTTCGGCCCCGGCAACGCGACGCCCGGCTTCGAGGATCTGACGCTCACTGCAGCCGTCCGATACGACGATTACAGCGATGTCGGTGACACGACCAATCCGAAGTTCGGCGTCAACTGGACCCCGGTAAATGGCGTGAAGTTGCGCGCCAGCTACGGGACGTCGTTTCGTGCTCCGACCTTCCCGGAAATTTTCGGCAACAGCACGAACCTTTACGTGCAAAACTACCAGAACCCGAACGGTGCGGGGACGGTGAGCGGGTTCACGCTGGGCTCTGGCCCCAACCCCGATCTGCAGCCGGAAACCGCCACCACCTGGACGGCCGGCGTGGACCTCGAGCCGCTCGACGGGCTCACGGTCAATCTCACCTACTTCGACATCGCGTACAAGAACACGATCTCGGGCCTGCTCTCGAATCTGGCGGTGCTGACTTATGCCGACGAATACGCCGGCACCGGCGTGATCCTGTTCGAGCAGGACGCCTACAACCGGATCATCGATGTGCGCGACAACGGCGTCGGCGGCTCGGGGCCGGTCCTCGTTCGGCCCTTCCCCGGCACTTCGACAGCGTGCATCGATGTGCCGAACCCGGCGAGCTGCGTGTTCGTGGATGGCCGCAGCCTCAATCTCGGCCGCTCCAAGATGAGCGGGATCGACTTCAACCTGCGCTATCGCACCTACCTTGGCGACATGGACACGCTAACCTTCGGGGCGAGCGGCACCTACATCACGAGCTATCAGGTCGCCTTTACGCCGGGCGGCGACTTCAACGATCTTCGCAACTTCATTTTCAATCCGCTGACCTTCAAGGCCCGGGCGTCGGCCGCCTGGACTCACGGCCCGTTCACCAGCCGGGCCCAGCTGACCCATATCGGCGGGTATAAGAACGACCTCGTGCTCCCAGTCGAGAAGGTCGATTCCTACACCACGGTCGACCTTACCTTCGACTGGGACATGGGCGAGTCCTTCGATCTCGGCATCGACAGCGTCAAACTGGGTCTCGAAGTCAGGAATCTCTTCGATGCCGATCCGCCCTATGTGAACTCGCGTCCTGGGAGCAACGGCGGGGGTGGATACGATCCCACCGTTACCAATCCCATTGGGCGGGAATTCGCTGTAAGCCTGCGCACGAAGTTCTGA
- a CDS encoding TRAP transporter small permease → MRAILVWTGGAALLAAMAIDTLAVIGRNVGMPIIGSIELVQAAILVSGTIALVLATLHGGHARVRLVIDRLQGAPRHVLAKTSRLASTCLFAALACGSIWLAADLWSGHERSEVVGVPWRILRLIANAGFVACTLIALAGLVRGADR, encoded by the coding sequence ATGCGCGCGATCCTCGTCTGGACCGGCGGCGCGGCGCTGCTTGCGGCCATGGCGATCGACACGCTTGCGGTGATCGGGCGCAATGTCGGCATGCCGATCATCGGCTCGATCGAGCTGGTGCAGGCGGCAATCCTGGTATCGGGCACGATCGCACTGGTCCTGGCCACCCTTCACGGCGGGCACGCCCGGGTGCGGCTCGTCATCGACCGCCTGCAGGGGGCGCCGCGGCACGTCCTGGCAAAGACGTCACGGCTGGCGTCGACATGCCTGTTCGCGGCCCTTGCCTGCGGTTCGATCTGGCTGGCCGCCGACCTGTGGAGCGGGCACGAGCGCAGCGAGGTGGTTGGCGTGCCGTGGCGGATCCTGCGCCTGATCGCCAACGCCGGGTTCGTCGCCTGCACGCTGATTGCGCTGGCAGGGCTGGTCCGTGGGGCGGACCGCTGA
- a CDS encoding TRAP transporter large permease yields the protein MYDTPLTGLLGLAVLFALILGGVRIGIALGLVGIGGLAVVLGPEAAVIKAGVVAVDTLTRYELGTLPLFLLMAQILLAVNASGDMFAAAARFVGHRPGGLAYAAVAGCAGFGAINGSSLATAATVGSVALPEMRRRGYSDSLATGTVAAGGTLGQMIPPSGALIVFGIIAETSIGELFTAAIIPGITQALFYFAVIWLLMRWKPGLAPESERAPWSERWRYLARIWEIVALILLVIGGIAFGWISPPEAAAIGAAGSFILALRRGGLSREQLFGAFEAALKTSGMIFLILIGALVFSVFVAVTGLASAASGAVTAMHLGPVGTLVAIALLLLALGSVLDGLALMLLTTPILLPIVRDTGMTPVWFGIFITRAMEMGLVHPPLGMNLYVIQNVTKDVSIGRIFRGVAPFLASDFVHLLLLILIPGMALWLPGVLS from the coding sequence ATGTACGACACGCCCTTGACCGGCCTGCTCGGCCTCGCGGTATTGTTCGCGCTGATCCTCGGCGGCGTCCGTATCGGCATCGCCCTCGGGCTGGTCGGGATAGGCGGCCTGGCGGTCGTGCTCGGGCCCGAAGCGGCGGTCATCAAGGCAGGCGTGGTCGCGGTCGACACCCTGACCCGCTACGAGCTCGGCACCCTGCCGCTGTTCCTGCTGATGGCGCAGATCCTCCTCGCGGTGAACGCCAGCGGCGACATGTTCGCCGCCGCCGCGCGATTCGTCGGGCATCGGCCGGGTGGACTCGCCTATGCCGCAGTGGCCGGCTGCGCCGGTTTCGGGGCGATCAACGGATCGAGTCTGGCCACCGCCGCCACGGTCGGCTCGGTCGCGCTGCCCGAAATGCGCCGACGCGGATATTCCGACAGCCTCGCCACGGGCACCGTCGCGGCCGGCGGGACGCTGGGCCAGATGATCCCCCCTTCGGGCGCACTGATCGTGTTCGGCATCATCGCCGAAACCTCGATCGGCGAGCTGTTCACCGCAGCGATCATTCCCGGGATCACGCAGGCGCTCTTTTACTTCGCGGTGATCTGGCTGCTCATGCGCTGGAAGCCCGGGTTGGCCCCCGAATCCGAGCGTGCACCGTGGTCGGAACGCTGGCGCTACTTGGCGCGAATCTGGGAGATCGTTGCCCTGATCTTGCTGGTCATCGGCGGCATCGCCTTCGGCTGGATCAGCCCACCCGAAGCGGCGGCGATCGGTGCTGCGGGTTCGTTCATACTGGCCCTGCGGCGCGGCGGCTTGTCGCGTGAGCAGCTGTTCGGTGCCTTTGAGGCGGCGTTGAAGACCAGCGGGATGATCTTCCTGATCCTCATCGGCGCACTGGTCTTTTCGGTCTTCGTGGCCGTCACCGGACTGGCCTCGGCCGCCAGCGGGGCGGTGACCGCGATGCACCTCGGCCCGGTCGGCACGCTGGTCGCGATAGCCCTGCTCTTGCTGGCGCTCGGCTCGGTGCTCGACGGACTGGCGCTGATGTTGCTGACCACGCCGATCCTGCTGCCTATCGTGCGCGACACCGGCATGACACCGGTGTGGTTCGGCATCTTCATCACCCGGGCCATGGAGATGGGCCTGGTCCACCCGCCTTTGGGGATGAACCTCTACGTAATCCAGAATGTGACCAAGGACGTTTCGATCGGCCGCATCTTCCGCGGCGTGGCGCCGTTCCTGGCCAGCGATTTCGTCCACCTGCTGCTGTTGATCCTGATACCCGGGATGGCGCTGTGGCTGCCCGGAGTGCTGTCATGA